Proteins co-encoded in one Pseudorhizobium banfieldiae genomic window:
- a CDS encoding helix-turn-helix domain-containing protein, with product MMVLEPDVARAARAYIGVHQVRLAELAGVSSRTVYKLEKDGDITPQTLEKILRVFEQRGVTFSYDVEGRITGMTFRPRPGRGRWGSTLQIP from the coding sequence ATGATGGTCCTTGAACCCGATGTTGCCCGGGCGGCGCGAGCATATATCGGGGTGCATCAAGTTAGGCTTGCGGAACTTGCCGGTGTTTCGTCACGGACGGTGTATAAGCTGGAAAAAGATGGTGACATCACACCCCAGACGCTCGAAAAAATCCTGCGCGTCTTCGAGCAGCGCGGCGTAACCTTCTCCTACGACGTTGAAGGACGCATTACCGGCATGACGTTCCGTCCTCGCCCGGGTCGAGGGCGCTGGGGGTCAACTCTTCAGATTCCGTAG
- a CDS encoding aldolase/citrate lyase family protein codes for MPAPKNQFKAALRQGGRPQIGLWLNTGEPLLAELAGTAGYDWLVIDGEHGPNDLRSIMAQLQALSASPAEAVVRPPMGETWMIKQLLDIGARTLLVPMVDSADQARELVRAVRYPPHGIRGVGAAVARASAFNTIPDYADTAADEICLLVQAETRAAIADLENIAAVDGIDGIFIGPADLSADMGYIGRIEAPEVQEVIEKAIGTITAAGKAAGILTFNEALNLRYIDLGARFVAVGSDVAEFAGALRSLAARYGRGTPGAGGSSGY; via the coding sequence ATGCCAGCACCGAAGAACCAGTTCAAGGCAGCCCTTCGACAGGGCGGCAGGCCGCAGATCGGCCTTTGGCTCAATACTGGCGAGCCGCTCCTGGCCGAACTTGCGGGCACGGCCGGCTACGACTGGCTGGTGATCGACGGCGAACATGGGCCGAACGACCTGCGCAGCATCATGGCGCAACTGCAGGCCTTGTCCGCCTCTCCCGCCGAGGCAGTTGTCCGGCCGCCCATGGGAGAAACATGGATGATCAAGCAGCTTCTCGATATCGGCGCCCGGACCCTGTTGGTGCCGATGGTCGATTCGGCCGATCAGGCCCGCGAACTGGTGCGGGCCGTCCGCTATCCGCCGCATGGCATTCGCGGCGTGGGCGCGGCGGTCGCCCGGGCTTCGGCGTTCAATACCATTCCCGACTATGCCGATACCGCCGCCGACGAGATCTGCCTGCTGGTGCAGGCCGAGACCCGTGCCGCGATTGCCGATCTCGAGAACATTGCTGCCGTGGACGGCATCGACGGCATCTTCATCGGCCCTGCCGACCTTTCCGCCGACATGGGCTATATCGGCCGCATCGAGGCGCCGGAGGTCCAGGAGGTGATCGAGAAGGCGATCGGCACGATCACCGCCGCCGGCAAGGCGGCCGGCATCCTTACCTTCAACGAGGCGCTGAACCTGCGCTACATCGACCTTGGTGCCCGCTTCGTCGCTGTCGGATCGGACGTGGCGGAATTTGCCGGCGCATTACGCAGCCTCGCCGCGCGCTACGGCCGCGGCACCCCGGGGGCAGGCGGCTCCTCCGGCTATTGA
- a CDS encoding metallophosphoesterase, with translation MRAWILSDLHLEMDRSLDWLEIPDAAVCICAGDVLDGGVVPTVEFLGEVIAPHMPVVFVAGNHEFYRASVREGMAAGYEAARRYDGVYLLERDVVLFDRFRFVGATLWTDFMLFGHAGIAMAEAKERLNDYRQIKLQKTPFKRFTPRESQYLHNLAKVGIEQVLSTPSPLPTIVVTHHAPSLMSIPRPFLHDPLTPSFASNLEAKILEYQPLLWVHGHLHTPSDYLIGQTRVICNPRGYPDEVSQVFNPALVVDLAELANG, from the coding sequence ATGAGAGCCTGGATACTCTCCGATCTGCACCTGGAGATGGACAGATCGCTGGACTGGCTCGAAATCCCAGACGCTGCTGTCTGCATTTGTGCCGGCGACGTTCTGGACGGCGGTGTCGTACCGACTGTCGAATTTCTCGGTGAGGTCATCGCGCCCCATATGCCGGTCGTGTTTGTGGCCGGTAACCACGAGTTCTACAGGGCGTCTGTCCGGGAAGGCATGGCCGCGGGCTATGAGGCGGCCAGGCGATACGATGGTGTCTATCTTCTCGAACGAGACGTCGTCCTTTTCGACCGTTTCCGTTTTGTGGGAGCTACGCTGTGGACCGACTTCATGCTGTTCGGCCATGCCGGTATTGCAATGGCCGAAGCTAAAGAGCGACTGAACGACTACCGACAGATCAAGCTCCAGAAGACACCGTTCAAGCGGTTCACTCCGCGCGAGAGCCAATACCTCCACAATCTGGCTAAGGTCGGAATCGAGCAGGTACTGTCGACGCCATCCCCTTTGCCGACGATCGTCGTAACACATCACGCGCCAAGCCTGATGTCTATACCGCGCCCTTTCCTGCATGACCCGCTGACGCCATCCTTCGCGTCGAATCTTGAAGCAAAGATTCTGGAGTATCAGCCGCTGCTGTGGGTGCACGGACACCTCCACACCCCAAGCGACTACTTGATCGGCCAGACCCGGGTAATCTGCAATCCGCGCGGATATCCCGATGAGGTCTCGCAAGTGTTCAATCCGGCGCTGGTTGTCGATCTTGCAGAGCTTGCCAATGGCTAA